A window from Sphingobacterium hotanense encodes these proteins:
- a CDS encoding lysoplasmalogenase, which translates to MKKAIPHIVYFLLFAVHLYSIIEDLSTVRMVTKPLICISLIAYLWISTGLKSVFQKLIAGGLFFGWLGDIFLMLPNKFLFGLAAFLIGHILYVIAFIRQTSPFALSRDKLYILVAGFLAVYSYYFYTILAPSLGVEKYPVIAYIIVIALMGLFSYTRKHQTNTSSFLLIFFGALLFIVSDSILAANKFVAYIANSGLMIMCTYMLAQYAITLGTVVDNQDVRRNPLG; encoded by the coding sequence TTGAAGAAAGCTATTCCTCATATCGTCTATTTTCTGCTGTTTGCTGTGCATCTCTACAGCATTATTGAAGATTTATCGACAGTTAGAATGGTCACAAAGCCTTTGATATGCATCAGCTTGATTGCCTACCTTTGGATTTCTACAGGATTAAAAAGCGTTTTCCAAAAACTCATTGCTGGAGGTTTATTCTTCGGCTGGCTAGGCGACATTTTTCTGATGTTGCCCAACAAGTTCTTGTTTGGATTGGCAGCATTTCTGATCGGACATATTTTGTATGTCATCGCTTTTATTAGGCAGACTTCGCCATTTGCATTAAGCCGAGATAAACTATACATCTTAGTAGCCGGTTTCTTAGCCGTCTATTCGTATTATTTCTATACGATTCTAGCGCCCAGCCTTGGGGTAGAAAAGTACCCCGTAATTGCTTACATTATTGTTATTGCACTAATGGGGCTCTTTTCTTACACTAGGAAGCATCAGACCAATACAAGCAGTTTCTTGCTCATATTCTTTGGCGCACTGCTGTTCATTGTTTCCGATTCTATCCTTGCCGCCAACAAATTTGTCGCCTATATCGCCAATTCGGGTCTTATGATTATGTGCACCTATATGTTAGCACAATATGCTATTACCCTTGGAACGGTCGTCGACAATCAAGATGTTCGACGCAACCCGCTTGGCTAG
- a CDS encoding biliverdin-producing heme oxygenase, producing the protein MANLSEILKSETLTSHKQVEKLVIDQIKKINNEDDYIALLEKFYLFYQGIEELSFPYLQEQQAAAELCEKRSPLILQDFEELQTGKAIAIGGLSALPIPQNYPEALVALYVLEGSSLGGPYIAKMLEKRGIQRGLNFFRGDQADFMQHWQQFKNLLNEIPETTDYEHLTDFSNAVFTGFGKILDKNYQLAYSS; encoded by the coding sequence ATGGCGAACCTTTCTGAAATCCTGAAGTCGGAAACTTTAACATCTCATAAGCAAGTAGAGAAACTTGTTATCGATCAAATCAAGAAGATAAATAATGAGGATGACTATATAGCCTTGCTAGAGAAATTCTATTTGTTCTATCAGGGGATTGAGGAATTGAGTTTTCCATATCTGCAGGAGCAGCAAGCTGCCGCAGAACTTTGTGAAAAAAGATCTCCACTTATTTTACAGGATTTTGAGGAACTGCAAACAGGTAAAGCCATAGCCATTGGTGGACTCTCGGCACTGCCGATTCCACAAAATTATCCCGAAGCATTAGTGGCTCTATATGTATTAGAAGGCTCTTCGCTAGGCGGCCCCTACATTGCAAAAATGCTAGAAAAAAGAGGGATTCAACGCGGGCTTAACTTTTTCAGAGGCGATCAGGCTGACTTTATGCAACATTGGCAACAATTTAAGAATCTACTTAATGAAATTCCGGAAACTACAGATTACGAACATCTTACAGATTTCAGTAATGCCGTATTTACCGGATTCGGAAAGATCTTAGACAAGAATTATCAGCTAGCCTACTCCAGCTAA
- a CDS encoding FeoB-associated Cys-rich membrane protein: MELSLIIQYVIIFLLFVGALFFIFRSFFPGKKKNSAGCSKGCGCSVDMSQK, translated from the coding sequence ATGGAACTAAGTTTAATCATCCAATACGTTATTATTTTCCTACTGTTTGTAGGGGCCTTATTTTTTATCTTCCGTTCTTTTTTTCCTGGAAAAAAGAAGAATAGCGCTGGTTGCAGCAAAGGCTGTGGCTGCTCGGTAGATATGTCTCAGAAATAA
- a CDS encoding efflux RND transporter periplasmic adaptor subunit, giving the protein MKFIESNYKALLMFFFVIMVSCNEQDNQQQQTIQQNPGDVNVVKLTDAQLKNAPIETMTLSNQSISQILRLNGKIDVPPQNIQSVSAALGGYLKSTNLIAGMPVSNGQVIATIENPEFIKLQQDYLTAKSKYQFAELDFNRQKTLNESKASSDKVMQLAKAEMDNQQIQMNAIAQSLRLVNINPAHVSAERITKSAPLYSSITGYVSKINVNIGKYVTASDVLFELVNPDRVYLNLSVFEKDLQKLTIGQRLSAFNNTEPEKRYEGTIQLISRNIDEEGMATVQCALVGNDRRLVPGSYMNAEIAVATSFEDAVPAESVVNFEGKNFLFVEESKQVYRLVPVEIGLEENGYVQVMNAAELAGKNIVIKNAYTLLMKLKNTEGED; this is encoded by the coding sequence ATGAAATTTATTGAATCAAATTATAAAGCCCTGCTGATGTTTTTCTTTGTCATCATGGTTTCTTGTAATGAGCAGGACAACCAGCAGCAGCAGACTATACAACAAAATCCGGGAGATGTAAATGTGGTGAAGTTGACAGATGCTCAGCTAAAGAATGCACCAATCGAGACAATGACCTTATCAAATCAATCAATCTCGCAGATACTCCGCTTAAATGGAAAAATAGATGTGCCACCTCAAAATATTCAGTCGGTAAGCGCTGCGTTGGGCGGATATCTAAAAAGCACCAACCTCATAGCGGGTATGCCTGTTTCGAATGGACAAGTAATAGCAACTATAGAGAATCCTGAGTTCATTAAGCTTCAACAGGATTACTTGACAGCCAAGTCCAAATATCAGTTTGCAGAGCTTGATTTTAATAGGCAAAAGACTTTAAATGAATCAAAGGCAAGTAGTGACAAAGTGATGCAGTTGGCTAAGGCCGAGATGGACAATCAACAAATACAGATGAACGCTATTGCACAGTCTTTACGATTGGTCAATATCAATCCAGCACATGTGAGTGCTGAGCGAATTACGAAGAGCGCGCCTCTTTACAGCAGTATAACAGGCTATGTTAGTAAGATCAATGTGAATATCGGCAAATATGTAACAGCTTCCGATGTGCTCTTCGAGTTGGTAAATCCGGATCGGGTATATCTGAATTTATCAGTGTTCGAGAAAGACCTGCAGAAGTTGACTATTGGACAGCGACTATCCGCCTTTAATAATACGGAGCCGGAGAAGCGCTATGAGGGAACTATACAATTAATCAGTAGAAACATTGATGAAGAAGGAATGGCAACCGTGCAATGCGCGTTGGTTGGCAACGACAGGCGTCTGGTCCCTGGTAGCTATATGAATGCTGAAATTGCTGTAGCGACTTCCTTTGAAGATGCGGTTCCGGCGGAGAGTGTGGTAAATTTCGAGGGCAAGAATTTCCTATTTGTGGAGGAGTCGAAGCAAGTTTACCGACTAGTACCCGTTGAAATTGGTCTGGAAGAAAATGGTTATGTGCAAGTGATGAATGCAGCTGAATTAGCAGGGAAGAATATCGTGATTAAAAATGCATATACACTGTTGATGAAGCTAAAGAATACGGAGGGTGAAGATTAG
- a CDS encoding ATP-binding protein — MIFDAQKCEDEKIHLLGLVQPIGFLVIIDREQNILAHSDIPATAQCVYNTTEIVGKRVSDVIVEEWKELNLQLEAALQSIEKQNTLRFSEEIMLGDTAFYISVYGVNDLFHLEFEIKPLYKSAQNLSFNSHLNTLSRSSDTLWQELSRIISELLPYERIMVYKFNEDSSGIVVAETVANEQLERFLGYNYPEFDIPKQARELYSKNHLRFIVDATAKPTTLKTAANREFDLQQVAIRSLSPIHLQYLQNAGFKSSLSISIMVMGKLWGLVCCQHPEALHVDLQQRNLALTATHYAAAHFQHLKNEKRLVYMEDALNLELKIKETILLKNNVYQQLKAYSADLNEFMQSDGFALIQDNDIHIFGSTPPRMHIAAFVDAIRKHKPNIYLSNHHHTDSIEGVKTSFKEFPGIACLPIIGPLGFHLIWFRREIETVKKWAGKPEKNYTFDEKSNSTVPSPRTSFDVWMEQVKGTSAKWTFRESHFIGRLRDLLQETLLKKASEISNLNEQLIEMNNALDTYSYTISHDLKNPLSAIKLSGEFLRSKDNVPDQMRKRMTTNILDGVDTIVNMLDKIHEFSKANVFQYEPELINTDKFIEEIVIHSKERFSANNTTVFCKELLPVCGEKTLVYQLFLNIIGNAIKYSAKADQPFVEIQSYMENNGVIYVIKDNGIGMAKEELDTIYEIFKRMSNSAGFDGSGVGMAIVKRIVDKLGIKISIQSNLGMGTEIHLYFPNHNVVSIQK; from the coding sequence ATGATTTTTGATGCCCAAAAATGCGAGGATGAAAAAATTCATCTACTTGGACTTGTTCAGCCTATTGGTTTCTTAGTCATTATAGACCGAGAGCAGAATATCTTAGCACATAGCGACATCCCGGCGACCGCCCAATGCGTATATAATACGACCGAAATCGTTGGCAAAAGGGTGTCTGACGTCATTGTAGAAGAATGGAAAGAATTAAATCTACAGCTAGAAGCAGCATTACAGAGCATTGAAAAACAAAACACACTACGTTTTTCAGAGGAAATAATGCTTGGAGATACCGCATTTTACATTTCCGTATATGGCGTCAACGATCTTTTCCACTTGGAATTTGAAATAAAGCCTCTATATAAATCCGCTCAGAATCTATCATTCAATAGTCATCTAAACACGCTATCCCGCTCCTCCGATACCTTATGGCAAGAGCTTTCGCGAATAATTAGCGAGCTTCTTCCTTACGAACGTATCATGGTCTACAAGTTTAATGAGGACAGCAGCGGAATAGTAGTTGCCGAAACTGTGGCCAACGAACAACTTGAACGATTCCTCGGGTATAACTATCCAGAATTCGACATTCCGAAGCAGGCACGCGAATTATACAGCAAGAATCATCTTCGTTTTATCGTGGATGCTACTGCTAAACCGACCACATTAAAAACAGCAGCTAACAGAGAGTTTGACCTACAACAAGTAGCCATTCGCTCATTATCCCCAATTCATCTCCAATATTTGCAAAATGCAGGTTTCAAATCCAGTTTAAGCATCTCTATTATGGTGATGGGAAAACTATGGGGATTAGTATGTTGCCAACATCCCGAAGCGCTACACGTTGATTTGCAGCAGAGAAATCTAGCATTGACAGCAACGCATTACGCTGCGGCACACTTCCAGCATCTCAAGAATGAAAAACGCTTAGTTTACATGGAGGATGCCCTGAACTTGGAACTCAAGATAAAGGAAACTATACTGCTGAAAAACAACGTCTATCAGCAGTTGAAAGCCTACAGTGCGGATCTGAATGAATTTATGCAGAGCGACGGTTTTGCTCTGATACAGGATAATGATATCCATATCTTTGGTTCTACGCCTCCGCGCATGCATATTGCAGCTTTTGTTGATGCCATAAGGAAGCACAAACCCAACATCTACCTCTCCAATCATCATCATACTGATTCTATAGAAGGTGTGAAGACTAGTTTCAAAGAATTTCCAGGCATAGCCTGTCTTCCAATCATTGGTCCCCTAGGATTTCATCTGATCTGGTTTAGAAGAGAGATAGAAACAGTCAAAAAATGGGCAGGAAAACCTGAAAAAAACTACACATTCGACGAAAAGTCGAACAGTACTGTACCGTCCCCACGAACTTCTTTCGACGTTTGGATGGAGCAGGTGAAAGGTACATCAGCCAAATGGACATTCCGCGAATCACATTTCATCGGACGCCTGAGGGATTTATTACAAGAAACTTTACTTAAAAAAGCGTCTGAGATATCAAACCTTAATGAGCAGTTGATCGAGATGAATAATGCCCTCGACACTTATTCTTATACCATCAGTCATGATTTGAAAAATCCCCTATCAGCTATCAAGCTATCCGGAGAATTTCTACGCAGTAAGGACAATGTCCCTGACCAAATGCGCAAGCGCATGACGACTAACATCTTAGATGGCGTGGATACGATTGTTAATATGTTAGATAAGATTCATGAGTTTTCCAAAGCAAATGTGTTTCAATATGAGCCCGAACTAATCAATACCGACAAGTTCATTGAGGAAATCGTCATCCACAGCAAAGAACGGTTCTCGGCAAATAATACAACTGTTTTCTGTAAAGAACTTTTACCTGTTTGTGGTGAAAAGACATTGGTCTATCAACTATTCCTCAACATTATCGGCAATGCGATTAAATACTCGGCAAAAGCAGACCAACCCTTTGTGGAGATTCAATCTTACATGGAAAACAATGGTGTAATTTATGTCATTAAGGATAATGGCATTGGGATGGCTAAGGAAGAATTGGACACGATATACGAGATTTTTAAACGCATGTCAAATTCCGCAGGATTCGACGGATCTGGTGTTGGGATGGCGATAGTAAAAAGAATCGTCGATAAACTAGGTATCAAGATATCTATTCAAAGTAACTTAGGAATGGGTACTGAAATTCATCTCTATTTTCCAAATCATAACGTTGTCTCAATTCAAAAATAA
- a CDS encoding CusA/CzcA family heavy metal efflux RND transporter: MLTKIIEFSIRNKLIIALLVFGLIGVGAYQVTKLPIDAVPDITNNQVQVITVAPSFGASDIERLITFPIEQANSNIAGRKEIRSFSRFGLSLVTIVFEDDVDIYWARQQVAERLQQVQQEIPEGIGTPELGPISTGLGEIFQYVVRPKAGYEKKYNVTELRTIQDWIIRRQLMGVKGVAEVSSFGGKLKQYEIAVNTDKLNAFGISINDVFNAVNDNNQNTGGAYIEKGPTVLYIRSEGLVESVSDIEQIAIHRSSGQSPLFLRDVAEVKIGHATRYGAMTYNDMGEVSGAVVMMLKGANSSEVINAVKEKVVEIQKTLPEGVILEPFLDRTKMVDNAISTVEKNLLEGALIVVFVLVIFLGNLRAGLLVASVIPLAMLFAICMMNLFGVSGNLMSLGALDFGLIIDGAVIIVEAVMHQLLLHPKYRNMLKIPVKEMDAVVSESAGRMMNSAVFGQLIILIVYLPILTLQGIEGKMFKPMAETVAFALFGAFLLSLTYIPMMSAILLRKRSLKPSFSDRMMKKLETIYLKTLLKVLRIPKTVFAVVLVLFVAALFILSRMGGEFIPSLEEGDFAVDTRVLPGSNLQTTIESTQKASHILLSRFPEVEKVVTKIGSGEVPTDPMPMEASDMMVILKDKEDWVSAKTFPALAEKMSTALEDVPGITVGFQYPVQMRFNELMTGARQDVVLKIFGEDFEILTDQAEQVRKLVESVAGTQNLYIEPIAGLSQVVIKYNRPLIAQYGLSIAEVNRVVNAAFAGQQAGMLFEGEKRFDMVVRLDASHRLNLNQIRQLLIPTATGNQIPLSQLASVDIVEGPNQIQRENAQRRIVIGFNINGRDVQSIVEELKTKVEQHITLPPGYTISYGGSFENLNNAKQRLMIAVPVALALIFILLFLAFKSIRESVLIYTAIPLSIIGGVFLLALRGMPFSISAGIGFIALFGVAVLNGIVLISEFNRLRKQGLKNIVRIVIDAGESRLRPVLMTAFVASFGFIPMALSNGAGAEVQRPLATVVIGGLLIATLLTLFVLPLLFVTLEKGFKTKKMKGQTKAIILLFLSLSIVPNLQGQTTISLEQALQIAVENNGQLKNERLRAEHAKALIRSSSADIPHLAISSEFGQINSTNNDLMFSASQSFAFPSVYKQLKGLYRETWKESELQVELTAFDLKREVSLAYYGLLYWSEKAGILEEIHKLYADFLKKASLREQAGESNVLERATAINQESAILLQQEQVKAEMKRLQSRLQWLLNSDIPYAPDSRERRLKLVRHDTLHPLLQVIEQKQMVSAKQTGAERMKLLPELQVGYNLNSFKGVGADGKYYGMTPQFQSVQIGFSLPIFSSGQKARIQAAKINERIVYNEYQYIDRALKIQREQLLQSYENSLSIVTRFEQVDLKNAQLILETANRQFLSGEINYLEFVMLVNQYVAVKSGYVEALWRLNEDIVQIIYQQLEQ, from the coding sequence ATGCTTACTAAGATTATTGAGTTTTCCATACGGAATAAGCTCATTATAGCATTGTTGGTTTTTGGACTTATTGGGGTAGGAGCTTATCAGGTAACGAAGTTACCGATAGATGCGGTTCCCGATATTACCAATAACCAAGTGCAAGTTATTACAGTTGCGCCGTCATTCGGCGCATCGGATATTGAACGTCTCATCACATTTCCTATTGAACAAGCGAACAGCAACATTGCCGGTCGTAAAGAGATACGGAGTTTTTCGCGGTTTGGATTATCCTTAGTTACTATAGTGTTTGAAGATGATGTCGATATCTATTGGGCGCGGCAGCAAGTTGCTGAGCGTCTGCAACAGGTGCAACAAGAAATACCTGAAGGTATCGGAACACCAGAATTGGGGCCTATCTCTACCGGGTTAGGTGAGATCTTTCAATATGTCGTTCGTCCTAAGGCGGGCTACGAAAAGAAATACAATGTAACAGAGCTTCGTACAATTCAAGATTGGATTATCCGGCGGCAGCTCATGGGAGTAAAAGGCGTTGCGGAGGTGAGTAGTTTTGGTGGGAAGTTGAAGCAATACGAAATTGCAGTTAACACGGATAAATTAAATGCATTCGGAATCAGTATCAACGATGTTTTTAATGCGGTAAATGATAACAATCAGAATACTGGAGGGGCTTATATTGAAAAGGGGCCTACCGTTTTATATATCCGTAGCGAGGGGCTGGTCGAATCTGTATCGGATATTGAGCAGATTGCCATACATCGTTCGTCCGGGCAAAGTCCACTCTTTCTCCGAGATGTAGCAGAGGTGAAGATCGGCCATGCCACACGTTATGGAGCGATGACCTACAATGATATGGGCGAAGTTTCAGGCGCGGTTGTTATGATGCTGAAAGGCGCGAACAGTAGCGAAGTAATTAATGCAGTTAAAGAGAAGGTCGTTGAGATTCAGAAAACACTGCCTGAAGGGGTCATACTTGAACCATTTCTTGATCGGACCAAGATGGTGGATAACGCCATCAGTACGGTGGAGAAGAATCTCTTAGAAGGTGCGCTAATTGTGGTATTCGTCCTCGTGATTTTCTTAGGAAATCTGCGAGCAGGGTTATTGGTTGCTTCCGTTATTCCTTTGGCGATGCTCTTTGCGATTTGTATGATGAATCTATTTGGAGTGAGTGGGAATTTGATGAGCCTAGGTGCTCTAGATTTTGGATTGATCATCGATGGTGCTGTTATTATCGTGGAGGCGGTAATGCATCAGCTGCTGCTGCATCCGAAGTATCGAAATATGCTTAAAATTCCGGTTAAGGAAATGGATGCTGTGGTCAGTGAATCTGCAGGGAGGATGATGAACAGTGCGGTATTTGGTCAATTAATTATTCTAATAGTTTATCTCCCAATCTTAACACTTCAAGGTATTGAGGGTAAAATGTTCAAACCTATGGCGGAAACTGTTGCTTTTGCATTGTTCGGGGCGTTCCTGTTATCACTTACCTATATACCGATGATGAGTGCAATTCTTCTTCGCAAGCGCAGTCTGAAGCCTTCATTTTCCGATCGCATGATGAAGAAGCTTGAGACTATCTATCTAAAAACGTTATTGAAGGTATTGAGAATTCCCAAGACGGTGTTCGCTGTTGTTCTGGTTTTATTTGTTGCTGCCTTATTCATTCTCAGTCGAATGGGAGGGGAGTTCATTCCTTCATTAGAAGAAGGGGATTTTGCTGTCGACACGCGCGTTCTTCCAGGTAGCAATTTGCAGACCACGATAGAAAGTACGCAGAAGGCCTCGCATATACTCCTAAGCCGCTTTCCTGAAGTCGAAAAAGTCGTTACAAAAATTGGCAGTGGAGAGGTACCTACAGACCCGATGCCAATGGAAGCATCGGATATGATGGTGATTTTGAAGGATAAGGAAGATTGGGTTTCGGCAAAGACTTTTCCAGCGCTTGCTGAAAAGATGTCCACTGCCTTAGAGGATGTGCCGGGAATTACTGTTGGGTTCCAATATCCTGTACAGATGCGTTTCAATGAATTGATGACCGGGGCGCGCCAGGATGTCGTGCTCAAGATATTTGGTGAGGACTTTGAAATATTGACTGATCAAGCGGAGCAGGTCAGGAAGCTCGTGGAGAGCGTTGCGGGCACACAGAACTTATATATCGAGCCGATAGCAGGTTTATCGCAGGTGGTTATAAAATACAACCGACCGCTTATAGCGCAGTATGGATTATCAATTGCTGAGGTGAATAGGGTTGTAAATGCGGCATTTGCAGGGCAACAAGCCGGAATGCTGTTCGAGGGGGAAAAACGCTTTGATATGGTCGTTCGTCTGGATGCCTCACATCGTCTGAATTTGAATCAGATTCGCCAGCTCTTAATTCCAACGGCAACAGGGAATCAGATTCCGCTGTCGCAATTGGCAAGCGTCGATATTGTTGAAGGACCAAATCAAATCCAGCGCGAGAATGCGCAACGTCGTATCGTGATTGGCTTTAATATTAACGGTCGAGATGTGCAAAGCATCGTTGAAGAGTTGAAAACGAAGGTAGAACAACATATCACACTTCCACCAGGCTATACCATAAGCTATGGAGGTTCCTTTGAGAATCTGAATAATGCCAAACAGCGGTTGATGATTGCGGTTCCGGTAGCATTAGCCTTAATATTTATCCTGTTGTTTCTAGCGTTTAAGTCGATTAGAGAAAGCGTGCTGATCTATACGGCAATTCCATTATCGATTATTGGCGGGGTCTTTCTGCTGGCGCTTCGCGGTATGCCATTCAGTATTAGTGCAGGAATAGGATTCATTGCTCTATTTGGAGTTGCTGTACTGAACGGGATTGTGCTGATTTCAGAATTTAACAGACTGCGAAAACAGGGGTTAAAGAATATTGTCCGAATTGTAATCGATGCTGGAGAAAGTCGGCTGCGTCCGGTATTGATGACCGCCTTCGTCGCATCCTTCGGTTTTATTCCTATGGCGTTGAGTAATGGCGCAGGTGCGGAAGTTCAACGTCCCTTAGCGACAGTGGTCATTGGAGGGCTCTTAATAGCAACGCTATTAACCTTATTTGTCTTGCCGCTATTATTTGTGACACTAGAGAAAGGCTTTAAAACGAAGAAGATGAAGGGTCAAACTAAAGCGATAATCTTGTTGTTTCTTAGTCTATCTATAGTTCCGAACTTACAAGGACAGACGACTATTAGCTTAGAACAAGCGCTGCAAATAGCTGTTGAAAATAACGGTCAACTGAAGAATGAAAGATTAAGAGCCGAGCATGCTAAAGCATTAATTCGTAGCTCCTCTGCCGATATCCCTCATTTAGCTATCAGCAGCGAATTCGGGCAGATCAATTCTACGAACAATGATCTGATGTTCTCTGCTTCACAGAGCTTTGCATTTCCCTCAGTTTATAAACAGCTGAAGGGACTCTATCGTGAAACTTGGAAGGAGTCTGAGCTTCAAGTCGAGCTTACTGCTTTTGATTTGAAACGTGAGGTTAGTTTAGCCTATTATGGTTTGCTGTATTGGTCAGAGAAGGCAGGTATTTTAGAAGAAATACATAAGCTTTATGCCGATTTTTTGAAGAAAGCTTCCTTGCGGGAGCAAGCCGGTGAATCAAATGTTTTAGAGCGTGCGACAGCGATAAATCAAGAATCCGCAATCCTATTGCAACAAGAACAGGTCAAGGCTGAAATGAAGCGGTTACAGTCGCGTTTGCAATGGCTGTTAAATTCTGATATTCCTTACGCGCCAGACAGTAGGGAGCGGCGACTAAAACTCGTTAGGCATGATACCCTACATCCATTGCTTCAAGTTATAGAACAAAAGCAAATGGTAAGTGCAAAACAAACGGGCGCTGAAAGAATGAAATTGCTTCCAGAATTGCAGGTAGGTTATAACCTAAACAGTTTCAAAGGGGTCGGCGCTGATGGAAAGTATTATGGTATGACACCTCAGTTTCAATCTGTACAGATTGGTTTCTCCCTGCCGATATTTTCCTCAGGGCAAAAAGCACGCATCCAAGCTGCAAAAATCAACGAGCGTATTGTATATAATGAATACCAGTATATCGACCGAGCGCTAAAAATACAGCGAGAACAGCTATTGCAATCTTATGAAAACAGCCTGTCCATAGTTACGCGATTTGAGCAAGTTGATTTAAAGAATGCACAATTAATCTTAGAAACTGCGAATCGACAGTTCCTTTCTGGTGAGATTAATTATTTAGAGTTTGTGATGCTGGTCAATCAATATGTGGCAGTGAAAAGTGGATATGTCGAAGCCTTATGGCGCCTAAATGAAGACATCGTTCAAATAATATATCAACAATTAGAACAATAG
- a CDS encoding amino acid permease, whose amino-acid sequence MQENQDKELKRGLSNRHIQLIALGGAIGTGLFLGVGQAAILAGPSVILGYAIAGLVAFFIMRQLGEMVVEEPISGSFSSFANKYWGPFAGFASGWNYWILYILVSMAELTAIGKYVQFWWPEIPLWASSLFFFFVINAINLASVKVYGETEFWFSIVKVLAIIAMIIFGSYLLISGNGGDRATVANLYNDGGFLPKGWLEFDGAGGYQGLLAALVIIMFSFGGLELVGITAAEAEHPEKNIPKATNQVLWRILVFYVGALFILFSLMPWRSITADTSPFVEVFATLKGFEFQLFGKTFYFTTIIANALNIIVLTAALSVYNSCVYSNSRMLYGLAEQGNAPKFLKKLNKNHSPVNAILVSAAIVAITVVINKVIPKEALGILMSLVVSALVINWIMITLTHMFFRNKKDQEGIKTKFPTIFYPLSNYFSLIFLVGVLVMMWFTGLKISVELIPLWILILFISYKLVERNKAKQSRL is encoded by the coding sequence GTGCAAGAAAATCAGGACAAAGAACTTAAAAGAGGCTTAAGCAATCGCCATATTCAGCTTATTGCCTTAGGCGGAGCTATTGGTACAGGTTTATTCTTAGGCGTTGGCCAGGCAGCAATTCTTGCCGGTCCCTCCGTTATTTTAGGCTATGCAATAGCCGGATTAGTTGCCTTTTTCATCATGCGTCAGCTTGGGGAAATGGTCGTTGAAGAACCTATATCGGGTAGCTTTAGTTCCTTTGCAAATAAATACTGGGGGCCATTTGCAGGCTTTGCTTCTGGATGGAACTACTGGATTCTCTATATTCTTGTGAGTATGGCGGAATTAACCGCTATCGGCAAGTATGTTCAGTTCTGGTGGCCCGAGATTCCTTTGTGGGCATCCTCTCTTTTCTTTTTCTTCGTTATCAACGCGATCAACCTAGCTTCGGTTAAGGTCTATGGAGAGACCGAGTTCTGGTTTTCAATCGTTAAAGTACTAGCTATTATTGCGATGATCATTTTCGGCAGCTACCTGCTTATTTCAGGCAATGGCGGTGATCGAGCAACAGTAGCCAACTTGTACAATGATGGTGGTTTTCTTCCCAAAGGCTGGCTGGAATTCGATGGTGCCGGAGGCTATCAAGGATTACTCGCCGCACTGGTGATCATTATGTTCTCCTTCGGTGGATTAGAGCTCGTCGGGATCACAGCTGCAGAGGCCGAGCATCCCGAAAAGAACATCCCGAAAGCAACCAATCAAGTGCTATGGCGTATTTTAGTATTCTATGTTGGTGCTCTGTTCATCTTATTCTCTCTTATGCCATGGCGTTCTATTACAGCCGACACCAGCCCGTTTGTCGAAGTATTTGCAACCCTAAAAGGTTTTGAATTTCAACTTTTCGGAAAGACGTTCTATTTCACTACAATCATTGCAAATGCCTTAAACATTATCGTTTTAACGGCCGCTCTGTCTGTGTACAACAGTTGTGTCTACAGTAACTCCCGTATGCTTTACGGATTGGCGGAACAAGGCAATGCGCCTAAATTTCTAAAAAAACTGAACAAGAATCACTCTCCTGTTAATGCAATCCTTGTATCGGCAGCAATCGTAGCGATTACTGTCGTTATCAACAAAGTGATCCCCAAGGAAGCATTAGGAATTCTTATGTCATTGGTCGTATCTGCTTTAGTAATCAACTGGATTATGATCACATTGACACATATGTTCTTCCGTAATAAGAAAGATCAGGAAGGTATAAAGACAAAATTCCCAACCATATTCTATCCGTTGAGCAATTACTTCAGCTTAATATTCTTAGTTGGCGTTTTGGTAATGATGTGGTTTACCGGATTAAAAATCTCGGTTGAGCTTATACCACTATGGATTCTCATTCTGTTTATTAGTTATAAGCTTGTCGAACGCAATAAGGCGAAGCAATCTAGGCTATAA